Part of the Candidatus Methylomirabilota bacterium genome is shown below.
AGCCGGACGCCGCCCTCGCGCTCCCGCAGGGCCAGGTGGCCATCATGGGCCCCGAGCCCGCCGTCAACGCCGTCTACTACAACCGGATCATGGAGCTGCCTGAGGCGGAGCGCGCCGCCTACGTGAAGGCCAAGCGCGACGAGTACGCCGAGGACGTGGACATCTACAAGCTCGCGTCCGAGATGCTGGTGGACGGGATCGTGGCGGGGCGCGAGCTGCGCGCCGAGCTGATCAAGCGCCTCGCCTACGCGGAGTCGAAGCAGCAGGAGTTTCCGACCCGCCGCAACCCGATCCTCCCCGTCTGAGGCCGCGCCCGGAATCGGCGGGGGCCACGCCGTGACGAGCCTCGTCCTCGCGATTCGCTTCCTCACCGTCGTGCCGGTGCCCGGACGCGCGGGGACCGATCCGGGCGCGCTCGGCCGCGCCGCCTGGTGGTTCCCGCCCGTCGGTCTCGTCCTTGGGCTCGTCCTCGCCGCCGCCGATTACGGGCTCTCCCGCCTGTTCCCGCCGCTGGTGACCGCGCTGCTCGTGGTGAGCCTCTGGAAACTGCTCACCGGTGGCCTGCACCTGGACGGGCTCGCGGACTGCCTCGACGGGCTCGCCGGCCGCGATCCCGCGCACCGGCTCGCCATCATGCGGGACAGCCGGATCGGCGTGTTCGGCGCGCTCGGGCTCGTGCTCGTCGTGCTGCTCGCGTGCGGAGTCCTCACGGAGCTGCCCGTCGCGGCGCGGGGACCAGCCCTGCTGCTGGCGCCCACGGTCGGCCGTCTCGCGCCGCTCGTCGTGGGCGTGATCATGCGACCGGCCACGCCGGCGAGGGGATCCGGGGCCGCGTTCATCGATGCGCTGCCGGGCTGGGCCCCGCTCGTCCACACCACGGCGGTCCTGGTCCTGGGCGCGCTCGTCCTCGGGCCATTCGGGCTGGTCGTCGTGATCGCAGGCCTCGGCATCGCGCTGCTCGCGACCTGGGCGCTGGCCCACGGCCTCGGCGGCGCCACCGGCGACGTGCTGGGCGCAGGCGTGGAGCTGGCGGAGCTCGGCGTGCTCCTGGCGGCTTCGGCCCACGCGCGGCTGGGCGGGTTCTAGATGAGCACCGTGGTCTACCTGGTGCGGCACGGCGCCGTGGTCGGCGCGGAGACGCGGCGCTTCATCGGTCATCTGGACGTGCCGCTCTCGCCGCACGGCGAGCACCAGGTGGCGGCGGTGGCCCGCCGCCTCGCCGCGGTGCCCCTGGTCGCGGTGTACTCGAGCGATCTCGTACGCACGCGCCGGAGCGCCGACCTGGTCGCCGCGCCCCATGGCCTTCGCCCCATCGCCGTCGCCGGTCTTCGCGAGTTCGCCATGGGGCAATGGGAGGGGCTGACCGCCGAGGAGATCCGCGCCCTCGCCCCGGACGCCTTCGCCGCCTGGATGGCGGACGTGGGACGGTTCCAGTTCCCCGGCGGCGAGAACCTCGATCAGGTGGCGACGCGGTCCTGGGCGGCCTTCGAGGACATCGTGGCCGCGCACGAGGGGCAGCGCGTGGCGATCGTGGCGCATGGCGGGAGCCTGCGGGCCATTCTCTGCCGCGCCCTCGGGATGGGGCTGGACCGCCTGCTCGCCCTGGGCCAGGACTATGCGGGGCTCTCGATGCTGGAGCGCCCGGCGGGCGCCTGGAGCCTGGTGCTTCTGAATCACCACGAGCCCCTGGCGCTCGTCGGCGAGCCGGAATCCCGGGGCAAAGGCGCCCGGTGATCACGCGCCGGCATTTGCTCGGCCTGGGGGCGGCGGCGCTGACCGCGCGGCCCGGGCGCGTCGGCGCGGACACCCCCGTCCGGGGCGGGACCCTCAAGGTGATCGGGCCCGAGCCGTGGACGTTCGATCCCCACGCGCCTCACGGGGGCGACATCGCGGCGCTCGTGGGCTCGCTGGTCCGACGCCCCCTTTTCAAGCTGGCGCCCGACTTCACGCTCCAGCCGGATCTCGCGCTCAAGGCCGACATCTCCCGGGGTGGGCGCACCTATACGATCGCGTTGCGGCCCGGGGTGCGATGGGACGATCGCGCCCCGCTGCGCGGCCGCGAGGTGGTGGCCGAGGACGCGCGGTACTCGCTGGAGCGTGCGCTACGGCGGGCGCCTCTAACGGCGCGGCTCGGTCCGGTGGAGGCGATCGAGGCGACCGACCGCCATGTGCTCCGGATCGACCTGGCCGATGCCTTCGCGCCGCTCCTCGCCGCTCTCGCCGAGCCGTGGGCCGCGGTGCTGCCGCGCGAGCTCGAGGATCGCGCGGGCGAGCTCCGGACGGCGGAGGCCTTGGCCGGCTGCGGTCCCTTCCTCCTCGAGCGCCACGAGCCGGGTGTCAAGGCGGTGTTCGCGCGGAACCCCGGCTATCACACGAGGCAGCGGCCCTACCTCGATCGTGTCGAGTGGCTGTTCATCAAGGAGCGCGCCACCCGGCTCTCGCTCTTCCGCGCGGGGCAGGTGGATCTCCCGTTCCACGACGGCGGCCTCACGCGCGCGGAGGCCTCAGACCTGCGCCGGACGAATCCCGCGTACCCCGTCGCGTACTGGGACGGGCTGGGCGGCCGCCGGTTGGCGCTCCGCGCCGATCGGTCGCCGCTGGGCGACGCGCGAGTGAGGCGCGCGTTGGCCCTCGCCATCGACCGCAAGCGCTGGGTGAGCGAGCTGCTGGAT
Proteins encoded:
- the cobS gene encoding adenosylcobinamide-GDP ribazoletransferase, which encodes MTSLVLAIRFLTVVPVPGRAGTDPGALGRAAWWFPPVGLVLGLVLAAADYGLSRLFPPLVTALLVVSLWKLLTGGLHLDGLADCLDGLAGRDPAHRLAIMRDSRIGVFGALGLVLVVLLACGVLTELPVAARGPALLLAPTVGRLAPLVVGVIMRPATPARGSGAAFIDALPGWAPLVHTTAVLVLGALVLGPFGLVVVIAGLGIALLATWALAHGLGGATGDVLGAGVELAELGVLLAASAHARLGGF
- a CDS encoding ABC transporter substrate-binding protein; amino-acid sequence: MITRRHLLGLGAAALTARPGRVGADTPVRGGTLKVIGPEPWTFDPHAPHGGDIAALVGSLVRRPLFKLAPDFTLQPDLALKADISRGGRTYTIALRPGVRWDDRAPLRGREVVAEDARYSLERALRRAPLTARLGPVEAIEATDRHVLRIDLADAFAPLLAALAEPWAAVLPRELEDRAGELRTAEALAGCGPFLLERHEPGVKAVFARNPGYHTRQRPYLDRVEWLFIKERATRLSLFRAGQVDLPFHDGGLTRAEASDLRRTNPAYPVAYWDGLGGRRLALRADRSPLGDARVRRALALAIDRKRWVSELLDGQGIEDSGPVPAALREWKLSGRALGDGARWLAHDPAQARRLLDEAGLPLRQRIRCAVTPGGPDAAAELDRLIASFRDIGVELQPVAEEPGRVEDASWGPVEPATEVDGHLYGAYRSGQPANRSLVSDPRLDELLDAQRRARSRRERKALIDEVQRLVADQVYYLFPPAPQQIASWAPWVRGYQPRAAIDPGAQLESVWVTRRG
- a CDS encoding histidine phosphatase family protein; this translates as MSTVVYLVRHGAVVGAETRRFIGHLDVPLSPHGEHQVAAVARRLAAVPLVAVYSSDLVRTRRSADLVAAPHGLRPIAVAGLREFAMGQWEGLTAEEIRALAPDAFAAWMADVGRFQFPGGENLDQVATRSWAAFEDIVAAHEGQRVAIVAHGGSLRAILCRALGMGLDRLLALGQDYAGLSMLERPAGAWSLVLLNHHEPLALVGEPESRGKGAR